One stretch of Saccharomonospora xinjiangensis XJ-54 DNA includes these proteins:
- a CDS encoding PH domain-containing protein — MTDGKQTENTAGTEGTDGAVVIRPHRVVWMSGALAVLLLAVFVTVAVLLRSQDTGVIFMVSDQIAMIGVGVFLAGAAMLFATPRVRADSDGVHVRNIGVSRTFGWDEVLSVSFPDGASFARLELPDYEYYSMMAIQAVDRERAVAAVRALRRLHSAAHRD, encoded by the coding sequence ATGACGGACGGGAAGCAGACCGAGAACACCGCGGGCACCGAGGGTACCGACGGCGCCGTGGTGATCCGGCCGCACCGCGTGGTGTGGATGTCGGGGGCGTTGGCGGTGCTGCTGCTGGCGGTGTTCGTCACCGTGGCGGTGCTGCTGCGCTCGCAGGACACCGGCGTGATCTTCATGGTCAGCGACCAGATCGCGATGATCGGCGTCGGCGTGTTCCTCGCGGGTGCCGCGATGCTGTTCGCCACGCCGAGGGTGCGGGCCGACAGCGACGGTGTTCACGTGCGCAACATCGGTGTGTCGAGGACGTTCGGCTGGGACGAGGTGCTGTCGGTGAGCTTCCCCGACGGCGCGTCCTTCGCGCGGCTCGAACTGCCCGACTACGAGTACTACTCGATGATGGCGATCCAGGCCGTTGACCGGGAGCGTGCCGTTGCGGCGGTGCGCGCGCTGCGGCGCCTCCACAGCGCCGCGCACCGCGACTGA
- a CDS encoding riboflavin synthase: protein MFTGIVEELGEVTRVEPRDAAMRLALRGPVVTKDAKHGDSIAVNGVCLTVVDVVGDEFTVDVVGETVKRTSLDGVEPGRLVNLERAMAADGRFSGHIVQGHVDGTGTFLSRDSDGLTRFAYPPRLSRYVVEKGSITVDGVSLTVAEVSADEFAVALIPTTLRATTLGRNQPGDAVNLEVDVLAKYVEKLAAVHLPPAAVENGRGEEDR from the coding sequence GTGTTCACCGGGATTGTCGAAGAGCTGGGCGAGGTCACGCGGGTCGAACCGCGGGATGCGGCCATGCGGCTCGCGCTGCGCGGGCCCGTGGTGACGAAGGACGCCAAGCACGGCGACTCGATCGCGGTGAACGGGGTGTGTCTCACCGTGGTGGACGTGGTGGGCGACGAGTTCACCGTGGACGTGGTGGGCGAGACGGTGAAGCGCACCAGTCTCGACGGTGTCGAGCCGGGCCGCCTCGTGAACCTGGAGCGGGCGATGGCGGCCGACGGCCGGTTCTCCGGGCACATCGTGCAGGGACACGTCGATGGCACCGGGACCTTCCTCTCGCGCGATTCCGACGGCCTCACCCGCTTCGCCTACCCTCCCCGGCTGTCGCGCTACGTCGTCGAGAAGGGGTCGATCACGGTGGACGGGGTTTCGCTCACGGTGGCCGAGGTGTCGGCGGACGAGTTCGCCGTCGCGCTCATCCCCACCACGTTGCGCGCCACCACGCTGGGCCGGAACCAGCCCGGTGACGCCGTGAACCTTGAGGTTGACGTGCTCGCGAAGTACGTCGAGAAGCTGGCCGCCGTCCACCTGCCCCCGGCAGCGGTGGAGAATGGCAGGGGCGAGGAGGACAGGTGA
- the ribD gene encoding bifunctional diaminohydroxyphosphoribosylaminopyrimidine deaminase/5-amino-6-(5-phosphoribosylamino)uracil reductase RibD yields MNTSAGSGPHAGARTAVERAMEAALALSEGVRGTTSPNPPVGAVILDADGRRVGEGATQPPPGPHAEVLALREAGDRARGGTAVVTLEPCSHHGRTPPCTRALIEAGVAAVRFAVSDPHPEASGGAGVLRAAGVDVEGGLLAEQVAAGPLRAWLHRERTGRPHVTWKYATSLDGRVAAADGTSRWISGPVSRAEVHTLRSRMDAVVVGTGTVLADDPWLTVRAKDGTLADRQPLRVVVGTRGIPRDARVLDSAAETVVFATHDPGEVLAGLAERGVVDVLLEGGPTVAGAFVAGGMVDRILAYVAPALLGAGPVALRDAGVSTITEAHRWRVEEATMSGEDVRISAVPLTGEGGD; encoded by the coding sequence GTGAACACGTCGGCAGGCTCTGGTCCCCATGCCGGTGCCCGCACGGCCGTGGAGCGGGCGATGGAGGCCGCGCTCGCGCTCAGTGAGGGGGTGCGCGGGACCACGAGCCCCAATCCTCCCGTCGGGGCCGTGATCCTCGACGCGGACGGACGGCGGGTCGGCGAGGGAGCCACGCAGCCGCCACCCGGCCCGCACGCCGAGGTGCTGGCGCTGCGTGAGGCGGGCGATCGGGCCAGGGGCGGCACCGCCGTGGTCACCTTGGAGCCGTGCTCGCATCACGGGCGTACCCCGCCGTGCACGCGGGCGCTGATCGAGGCCGGGGTGGCTGCCGTGCGGTTCGCCGTGTCCGATCCGCACCCGGAGGCCTCCGGCGGTGCCGGGGTCCTGAGGGCGGCGGGTGTGGACGTCGAGGGCGGTCTGCTCGCGGAACAGGTGGCGGCGGGGCCGTTGCGGGCCTGGCTGCACCGCGAGCGCACCGGACGACCCCACGTCACGTGGAAGTACGCGACGAGCCTCGACGGCAGGGTCGCCGCGGCCGACGGCACCAGCCGGTGGATCTCGGGCCCCGTCTCACGCGCCGAGGTGCACACACTGCGGTCCAGGATGGACGCCGTTGTGGTGGGCACGGGGACCGTGCTCGCCGACGACCCGTGGCTGACGGTGCGCGCGAAGGACGGGACACTCGCCGACCGTCAGCCGCTCCGTGTGGTGGTGGGCACACGCGGCATACCTCGCGACGCGCGCGTGTTGGACAGCGCGGCGGAGACGGTGGTGTTCGCCACTCACGACCCCGGTGAGGTGCTGGCCGGGCTCGCCGAGCGCGGCGTCGTCGATGTGCTGCTGGAGGGCGGACCGACGGTGGCGGGAGCATTCGTCGCCGGTGGCATGGTCGATCGCATCCTCGCGTACGTCGCCCCCGCCCTGCTGGGGGCGGGGCCCGTGGCACTGCGGGATGCGGGAGTGTCAACCATCACCGAAGCACACCGCTGGCGGGTGGAAGAGGCCACCATGAGCGGTGAGGACGTGCGAATCTCCGCCGTTCCGCTCACAGGCGAGGGAGGCGACTAG
- the rpe gene encoding ribulose-phosphate 3-epimerase — protein MIAPSILSADFARLGAEIDAVAGPGDGRADWVHVDVMDNHFVPNLTIGLPVVESLRKHTGLPLDCHLMIEDPDRWAPGYAEAGAHNVTVHVEAAHDPVMLAKNLRAAGAKAGLAIKPGTPIEDYLDTLKHYDTLLVMSVEPGFGGQSFIPDVLDKVRTARRLVDTGHLTLLVEIDGGINADTIEQAAEAGADCFVAGSAVYGAGDPAKAVAALRDKARAARAR, from the coding sequence ATGATCGCTCCCAGTATTCTCTCCGCCGATTTCGCCAGGCTCGGGGCGGAGATCGACGCTGTCGCGGGGCCCGGTGACGGCCGGGCCGACTGGGTGCACGTCGATGTCATGGACAACCATTTCGTTCCCAACCTCACCATCGGGCTTCCCGTCGTCGAGTCGCTGCGCAAGCACACCGGTCTCCCGCTGGACTGCCACCTCATGATCGAGGACCCCGACCGCTGGGCACCGGGATACGCGGAGGCGGGCGCCCACAACGTCACCGTCCACGTCGAAGCCGCGCACGACCCGGTGATGCTGGCCAAGAACCTGAGGGCAGCGGGAGCGAAGGCCGGGCTGGCGATCAAACCGGGCACGCCGATCGAGGATTATCTCGACACCCTCAAGCACTACGACACGCTGCTGGTGATGTCGGTGGAACCCGGTTTCGGCGGCCAGTCGTTCATCCCCGACGTCCTCGACAAGGTGCGCACCGCGCGCAGGCTCGTGGACACGGGCCATCTGACGTTGCTGGTGGAGATCGACGGCGGTATCAACGCCGACACCATCGAGCAGGCCGCCGAGGCGGGTGCCGATTGCTTCGTCGCGGGATCGGCCGTGTACGGCGCCGGTGACCCGGCCAAGGCGGTCGCGGCGTTGCGGGACAAGGCGAGGGCGGCCCGCGCGCGGTGA
- a CDS encoding LysR family transcriptional regulator, whose product MPDVSRLRVLRAVVAKGSIREAAAALGYTPSAVSQQLAALQQETGLRLVDRVGRGIEPTTAGRTLAEESEALFRELSRLDGLARDLRAGRTGVLSIGYFASAGAAWLPSVVTVLRREFPELRLDLRWTEVLDERPADLDVEVFVETRGARPAGTIVYPLVDDPYEVVVRDDDPLAEGASVPLAELADRPWIDNDISHGACREILLTACAEVGFAPRFSVEMRDYRTAIPFVVSGMGITVLPRLARGELPQGLTSRPVVAPAPVRRISVAVRKAVADHLAATRTVELLRAAVSEECGSHGVECGARSMTTGAWSEAPLPLRSSRST is encoded by the coding sequence GTGCCGGACGTGAGTCGTTTGCGCGTGTTGAGGGCCGTGGTGGCGAAGGGATCGATCCGGGAGGCCGCCGCCGCTCTGGGTTACACGCCGTCGGCGGTGAGCCAGCAACTGGCGGCGCTGCAACAGGAGACGGGACTGCGGCTGGTGGACCGGGTCGGCCGCGGCATCGAGCCGACCACGGCGGGGCGCACGCTGGCCGAGGAGTCGGAGGCGTTGTTCCGGGAGCTGAGCCGCCTCGACGGCCTCGCCAGGGATCTGCGCGCGGGCCGCACCGGCGTGTTGTCCATCGGGTACTTCGCCTCGGCGGGCGCGGCGTGGCTGCCCTCCGTGGTGACCGTGCTGAGGCGGGAGTTCCCCGAACTGCGTCTCGACCTGCGATGGACCGAGGTGCTCGACGAGCGGCCCGCCGATCTCGATGTGGAGGTGTTCGTCGAGACGCGGGGCGCGCGGCCTGCTGGCACGATCGTGTACCCGCTGGTCGATGACCCCTACGAGGTGGTGGTGCGGGACGACGACCCGCTCGCGGAGGGGGCGTCGGTGCCGCTGGCCGAGCTGGCCGACCGTCCGTGGATCGACAACGACATCAGCCACGGTGCCTGTAGGGAGATCCTGCTCACGGCGTGCGCGGAGGTGGGATTCGCGCCCCGGTTCTCGGTCGAGATGCGCGACTACCGGACGGCGATCCCCTTCGTGGTCAGCGGGATGGGGATCACCGTTCTGCCGAGGCTGGCGCGCGGCGAGCTGCCCCAGGGGTTGACCTCACGGCCGGTGGTGGCACCGGCGCCGGTGCGGCGGATCAGCGTGGCCGTCAGGAAGGCCGTCGCCGACCATCTCGCCGCGACGCGCACGGTGGAGTTGCTCCGTGCGGCGGTCAGCGAGGAGTGCGGTTCTCACGGTGTGGAGTGCGGCGCGAGATCCATGACGACGGGCGCGTGGTCGGAGGCGCCCTTGCCCTTGCGCTCTTCCCGATCGACGTAG
- a CDS encoding exodeoxyribonuclease III, with protein MRIATWNVNSITARLPRVLAWLRSAQPDVVCLQELKCGADAFPRDEITELGYDIACHGSGRWNGVAVLSRIGLDDLTRGLIDEPSYDGEIEPRAIGATCDGVRVWSVYVPNGREPGHPHYAYKLRWLAALRETVLAENEPGRPFAVLGDFNIAPTDDDVWDISAFTGSTHVTEPERDALAALREAGLSDVVPRPLKYDYPYTYWDYRQLAFPKNRGMRIDLVYASGAFADAVTDAYVDREERKGKGASDHAPVVMDLAPHSTP; from the coding sequence ATGCGCATCGCGACGTGGAACGTCAACTCGATCACCGCCCGGCTGCCGCGAGTGCTCGCCTGGCTGCGCTCCGCCCAGCCCGACGTGGTGTGCCTCCAGGAACTGAAGTGCGGCGCCGACGCGTTCCCGCGTGACGAGATCACCGAACTCGGCTACGACATCGCCTGCCATGGCTCCGGCCGCTGGAACGGTGTCGCCGTGCTCTCCCGCATCGGGCTCGACGACCTCACCCGTGGACTGATCGACGAGCCGTCCTACGACGGTGAGATCGAACCCCGCGCCATCGGCGCCACCTGCGACGGCGTCCGCGTGTGGTCGGTGTACGTGCCCAACGGCCGCGAACCCGGCCACCCGCACTACGCCTACAAACTGCGCTGGCTCGCCGCCCTGCGCGAGACCGTGCTCGCCGAGAACGAGCCCGGCAGGCCGTTCGCGGTGCTCGGCGACTTCAACATCGCGCCCACCGACGACGACGTGTGGGACATTTCGGCGTTCACCGGCTCCACGCACGTCACCGAACCGGAACGCGACGCACTGGCGGCCCTGCGTGAGGCCGGCCTTTCCGACGTGGTGCCCAGGCCGCTGAAGTACGACTATCCCTACACGTACTGGGACTACCGGCAGCTCGCGTTCCCGAAGAACCGCGGCATGCGCATCGACCTCGTCTACGCCTCCGGCGCGTTCGCCGACGCCGTGACCGACGCCTACGTCGATCGGGAAGAGCGCAAGGGCAAGGGCGCCTCCGACCACGCGCCCGTCGTCATGGATCTCGCGCCGCACTCCACACCGTGA
- a CDS encoding DMT family transporter: MTVVTQLLSRSRTPRSDTTKAALAAVVTMVLWSSAFVAIRAIGDVLSPAPLALLRLVVAAATLTVLIGVSSRRLPPLPRDRTSWLLVIAYGVLWLCCYTVALNAAELHLDAGTAALLVNIAPILITFGAGLVLGEGFPRPLIVGGAVGLSGIVIIGLGTETEGDWIGVALCLLAAVLYAGGVLIQKTAMRHVDATAITWLGCLIGAAALLPWTPQLVTEVAAAPASAVLGAVYLGMFPTAIGFSTWAYALKRTDAGKLSVSTYAVPAISVVLSWALLHEVPTVYGLVGGAVCLAGVALSRYRPRAAKAGKSGPTTAEPAP, encoded by the coding sequence ATGACGGTCGTGACCCAGCTGCTCTCCCGCTCCCGCACTCCCCGCTCCGACACCACGAAGGCCGCGCTGGCCGCCGTGGTGACGATGGTGTTGTGGTCCTCGGCGTTCGTGGCCATCCGCGCCATCGGCGACGTGCTCTCCCCCGCACCGCTCGCGCTGCTCCGCCTCGTCGTCGCCGCCGCGACGCTCACCGTGCTCATCGGTGTCAGCTCCCGGCGCCTTCCACCGCTCCCCCGCGACCGCACCTCGTGGCTGCTCGTCATCGCCTACGGCGTCCTGTGGCTGTGCTGCTACACCGTCGCCCTCAACGCCGCCGAGCTGCACCTCGACGCCGGCACGGCCGCACTGCTGGTGAACATCGCCCCGATCCTCATCACCTTCGGGGCGGGGCTCGTGCTCGGCGAGGGCTTCCCGCGCCCGCTCATCGTCGGCGGCGCCGTCGGACTGTCCGGCATCGTCATCATCGGGCTCGGCACCGAGACCGAGGGCGACTGGATCGGCGTCGCGTTGTGCCTGCTCGCCGCCGTGCTGTACGCGGGTGGTGTGCTCATCCAGAAGACCGCGATGCGGCACGTCGATGCCACGGCCATCACCTGGCTGGGCTGCCTTATCGGCGCCGCGGCCCTGCTGCCGTGGACGCCGCAGCTCGTCACCGAGGTCGCGGCCGCCCCCGCCTCCGCCGTGCTCGGCGCCGTCTACCTCGGGATGTTCCCCACCGCGATCGGGTTCAGCACCTGGGCCTACGCCCTCAAACGCACCGACGCGGGCAAGCTCAGCGTCTCCACGTACGCCGTGCCCGCCATCTCGGTGGTGCTGTCGTGGGCGCTCCTGCACGAAGTCCCCACCGTGTACGGCCTGGTGGGCGGGGCGGTCTGCCTGGCGGGGGTCGCCCTGTCGCGTTACCGTCCCCGCGCGGCGAAGGCCGGGAAGTCAGGCCCCACCACGGCGGAGCCTGCGCCCTGA
- the uvrC gene encoding excinuclease ABC subunit UvrC — MADPSTYRPAPGTIPDSPGVYKFRDASSRVIYVGKAKSLRSRLNSYFADLSGLHPRTRQMVTTAASVEWTVVGTEVEALQLEYNWIKEFDPRFNVRYRDDKSYPVLAVTLNEQFPRLHVYRGPRKKGVRYFGPYAHAWAIRETLDLLLRVFPARTCSAGVFRRHAQIGRPCLLGYIGKCSAPCVGRVSAEEHREIVEEFCDFLAGRTDVMIRRLEREMAEASEALEFERAARLRDDLGALRRAMEKQAVVLGDGTDADVIAFAHDELEAAVQIFHVRGGRVRGQRGWVIDKVDEMDVPALVEQFLSQFYAEQTELAAETSAEGGTDQVGTVVPREVLVPELPSDPDAVEEWLSGLRGSRVRLRVPQRGDKRALADTVARNAVEAFTQHKLRRAGDLTARSAALAELQEYLDLDSAPLRIECVDISHLAGTDVVASLVVFEDGLPRKSEYRRFALREAASEGDVAAIAEVVRRRFSRYLKETAETPETPETSQAPGIPETPEAGGVASGAGQALDPATGRPRKFAYPPNLLVVDGAGAQATAAADVLAELGITDVAVVGLAKRLEEVWLPAGSGDSADPVILPRTSDALYLLQRVRDEAHRFAITYQRQKRSKRVQASALDGIPGLGQARKTALIKHFGSVKKLRQATVAEIAQVPGFGTRTAEAVHTALAGERTDSRGESQT, encoded by the coding sequence GTGGCCGACCCTTCCACCTACCGACCCGCGCCGGGAACCATCCCCGACTCGCCCGGCGTGTACAAGTTCCGCGACGCGAGTAGCCGGGTCATCTACGTCGGCAAGGCGAAGAGCCTGCGCAGCAGGCTGAACTCCTACTTCGCCGACCTCTCCGGCCTGCATCCGAGGACCCGGCAGATGGTCACCACGGCGGCGAGCGTCGAGTGGACCGTGGTGGGCACCGAGGTGGAGGCACTCCAGCTCGAATACAACTGGATCAAGGAGTTCGACCCGAGGTTCAACGTCCGCTACCGCGACGACAAGTCGTATCCGGTGCTCGCGGTGACGTTGAACGAGCAGTTCCCCCGCCTGCACGTCTACCGGGGCCCGAGGAAGAAAGGCGTGCGCTACTTCGGCCCCTACGCGCACGCCTGGGCGATCCGCGAGACGCTCGATTTGTTGCTCAGGGTGTTCCCCGCGCGGACGTGCTCGGCAGGTGTGTTCCGCAGGCACGCCCAGATCGGCAGGCCGTGCCTGCTCGGCTACATCGGCAAGTGCTCGGCGCCGTGCGTCGGCAGGGTGTCGGCCGAGGAACACCGCGAGATCGTCGAGGAGTTCTGCGACTTCCTCGCCGGCCGCACCGACGTCATGATCCGCAGGCTTGAGCGGGAGATGGCCGAGGCGTCCGAGGCGCTGGAGTTCGAGCGGGCCGCCCGGCTTCGCGACGACCTCGGCGCGCTGCGCAGGGCGATGGAGAAGCAGGCCGTGGTGCTCGGCGACGGCACCGACGCCGACGTCATCGCCTTCGCCCACGACGAACTCGAAGCGGCTGTGCAGATCTTCCATGTGCGGGGTGGGCGGGTCAGGGGCCAGCGTGGCTGGGTGATCGACAAGGTCGATGAGATGGACGTGCCCGCGCTGGTGGAGCAGTTCCTCTCGCAGTTCTACGCCGAGCAGACCGAACTGGCCGCCGAGACGTCCGCCGAGGGCGGCACCGACCAGGTGGGCACCGTCGTGCCACGGGAAGTGCTCGTGCCGGAGCTGCCGTCCGATCCCGACGCGGTGGAGGAGTGGTTGTCCGGTCTGCGCGGCTCGCGGGTCCGGCTGAGGGTTCCGCAGCGCGGCGACAAGCGCGCGCTGGCCGACACGGTGGCCCGCAACGCGGTGGAGGCGTTCACCCAGCACAAACTGCGCAGGGCAGGCGACCTCACCGCGCGGTCGGCGGCACTGGCCGAACTTCAGGAATACCTCGACCTCGACAGCGCGCCGCTGCGCATCGAGTGCGTGGACATCAGCCACCTCGCCGGAACCGACGTGGTGGCCTCGCTCGTGGTGTTCGAGGACGGGCTGCCGCGCAAGTCCGAGTACCGCCGGTTCGCGCTGCGCGAGGCCGCCTCCGAGGGGGACGTGGCCGCCATCGCCGAGGTCGTGCGACGCCGGTTCTCGAGATACCTGAAGGAGACGGCGGAAACCCCGGAGACCCCGGAAACCTCGCAGGCCCCGGGAATCCCGGAGACCCCGGAGGCAGGCGGCGTCGCGAGTGGAGCAGGGCAGGCTCTCGACCCTGCGACAGGGCGCCCGCGTAAGTTCGCCTACCCTCCCAACCTGCTGGTGGTGGACGGGGCGGGGGCGCAAGCCACGGCAGCGGCCGACGTGCTCGCCGAGCTCGGGATCACCGACGTCGCCGTCGTCGGGCTCGCCAAGCGGCTCGAAGAGGTGTGGTTGCCCGCGGGCAGTGGTGACTCAGCCGATCCGGTCATCCTGCCGAGGACGTCGGACGCGCTGTACCTTCTCCAGCGGGTGAGGGACGAGGCACACCGGTTCGCGATCACCTACCAGCGGCAGAAGCGTTCGAAGCGGGTGCAGGCTTCGGCCCTCGACGGGATACCCGGTCTCGGGCAGGCGCGGAAGACCGCTCTGATCAAACACTTCGGCTCGGTGAAGAAGCTGAGGCAGGCCACGGTGGCCGAGATCGCACAGGTGCCGGGCTTCGGCACCCGCACGGCGGAGGCCGTGCATACCGCGCTCGCGGGGGAGCGCACCGACAGCAGAGGGGAGTCGCAGACGTGA
- a CDS encoding bifunctional 3,4-dihydroxy-2-butanone-4-phosphate synthase/GTP cyclohydrolase II: MTEPAPSVDVESIERAIEDIANGRPVVVVDDEDRENEGDLIFAAECATPELLAFMVRYTSGYVCVSLTGEDCDRLNLPPMYHANEDRRGTAYTVTVDAAEGIGTGISAADRSHTIRLLADPKSTPSDLRRPGHVVPLRAKDGGVLRRPGHTEAAVDLARMAGLAPAGVLCEIVSQKNEGDMARRDELEVFAAEHDLQLITIADLIAYRRRTEKQVERVAEARIPLAAGTFRAIGYDSLLDGIEHIAFVYGDIGDGEDILVRVHSECLTGDVFGSLRCDCGPQLNAALEAVATEGRGVVLYVRGHEGRGIGLLHKLQAYQLQDAGADTVDANLALGVPADARDYGTGAQILCDLGVRSMRLLTNNPAKRVGLEGYGLRVVGRVPLPISPNPENLRYLTTKRDRMGHELSQLEQFDEVGAEVADADRTGRGQDDGAVTGGA, encoded by the coding sequence ATGACGGAGCCCGCGCCGTCGGTGGACGTCGAGTCCATCGAGAGGGCCATCGAGGACATCGCGAACGGCCGCCCTGTGGTGGTGGTGGACGACGAGGACCGCGAGAACGAGGGAGACCTGATCTTCGCGGCCGAGTGTGCGACGCCGGAGCTGCTCGCGTTCATGGTGCGGTACACGTCCGGCTACGTGTGCGTGTCGCTGACCGGCGAGGACTGCGACCGGCTGAACCTCCCGCCGATGTACCACGCGAACGAGGATCGGCGCGGCACCGCGTACACGGTCACGGTGGACGCGGCCGAGGGCATCGGCACCGGCATCTCCGCAGCCGACCGCAGCCACACGATCCGGCTGCTGGCCGACCCGAAGTCCACGCCGTCCGACCTGCGAAGGCCGGGGCACGTGGTGCCGCTGCGCGCGAAGGACGGCGGTGTGCTGCGCAGGCCGGGGCACACGGAGGCCGCCGTGGATCTGGCCAGGATGGCGGGGCTCGCACCGGCGGGTGTGCTGTGCGAGATCGTGTCGCAGAAGAACGAGGGCGACATGGCCCGCCGCGACGAGCTGGAGGTGTTCGCGGCGGAGCACGATCTGCAACTGATCACGATCGCCGACCTCATCGCCTACCGCAGGCGCACGGAGAAGCAGGTCGAGCGCGTGGCTGAGGCCCGCATCCCGCTGGCGGCGGGCACGTTCAGGGCCATCGGGTACGACAGCCTGCTCGACGGCATCGAGCACATCGCGTTCGTCTACGGCGACATCGGCGACGGCGAGGACATCCTCGTCCGCGTCCACTCCGAATGCCTGACGGGCGACGTGTTCGGGTCGCTGCGCTGTGACTGCGGCCCTCAGCTGAACGCGGCGCTGGAAGCGGTGGCCACCGAGGGCCGGGGTGTCGTGCTCTACGTGCGCGGCCACGAGGGCAGGGGCATCGGGCTGCTGCACAAGTTGCAGGCCTACCAGTTGCAGGATGCCGGGGCGGACACGGTGGACGCCAACCTGGCGCTCGGGGTTCCCGCCGACGCCCGCGACTACGGCACGGGCGCGCAGATCCTGTGCGATCTCGGTGTGCGGTCGATGCGGCTGCTCACCAACAACCCCGCCAAGCGAGTCGGCCTCGAAGGCTACGGGTTGCGGGTGGTCGGCAGGGTTCCGCTGCCGATCTCACCCAATCCGGAGAACCTGCGTTACCTCACAACGAAGCGTGACAGGATGGGCCACGAATTGTCCCAGCTGGAGCAGTTCGACGAGGTCGGAGCGGAGGTCGCCGACGCCGACCGCACCGGCCGGGGGCAGGACGACGGCGCAGTGACGGGTGGAGCATGA
- the ribH gene encoding 6,7-dimethyl-8-ribityllumazine synthase has protein sequence MSGEGRPDEGQELRECENLRLAIVATRWHTRITDSLLASALRTAAEVKLAEEPTVLRVAGAVELPVVAQALARGHDAVVALGVVIRGDTPHFDYVCESVTAGLTRVALDESTPVGNGVLTCDTEEQALARAGLPSSKEDKGREATVAALTTANVLRGLRQPWTERGFV, from the coding sequence ATGAGTGGAGAAGGCCGCCCCGACGAGGGGCAGGAACTGCGGGAGTGCGAGAACCTCCGGCTGGCGATCGTCGCCACCCGCTGGCACACGCGGATCACGGACAGCCTGCTGGCCTCCGCGCTGCGCACGGCGGCCGAGGTGAAACTGGCCGAGGAGCCGACGGTGCTGCGGGTGGCGGGGGCCGTCGAGTTGCCGGTAGTGGCGCAGGCGCTCGCGCGGGGCCACGACGCGGTCGTCGCGCTCGGCGTGGTGATCCGGGGCGACACGCCGCATTTCGACTACGTGTGCGAGTCGGTGACGGCGGGCCTGACCAGGGTCGCGCTGGACGAGAGCACCCCCGTGGGCAACGGCGTGCTGACATGTGACACCGAGGAGCAGGCATTGGCGAGGGCTGGACTGCCGTCCTCGAAGGAGGACAAGGGACGGGAGGCGACGGTGGCCGCGCTGACCACCGCCAACGTGTTGCGTGGCCTGCGTCAGCCGTGGACGGAGCGAGGTTTCGTGTGA